A window of Rhododendron vialii isolate Sample 1 chromosome 13a, ASM3025357v1 contains these coding sequences:
- the LOC131314457 gene encoding WEB family protein At5g55860-like: MFGPSIITIRQMGSPRSVGTPRSIRSPRSTAAVGEIDTKAPFQSVKAAVSLFGEGSSSPRAKPVVKKPKTAEERDLEKETQLHLAVKELEKFKEHLKTAETTKAQAQGELEKANRTLHELTSKLQTVSDSKQAAIAETEAAKNRAKQLEESAKSRKQHADTEREQYKASAAELVLVKQELTNLRQDFDMAMGMKLSASQKEANAQNITKVNRERVDELSREMATTREALSQVMLSTLQAQEEKAKTTGKKEVCMQSHGIAKDKVEKKILLLEEEGSDSELSGNLEEKLEETTKSIAVLQDIQALRTADLELEGSKNALKEVLQNESLLRSLVESMTLEMDKVKRDVTEMKEKEAQFEYAAKNLRAEINRSKMELEALLAKESKQENASNDESLTVQQVLSEIEYARLDVEETKKKTKELKQEAKTARNEAKEMEEKLQVALKEAEEAKAAAKLASDRIHNTASCTHDAVQVTGSDSSAKIKLSAEDFESWTRRVEQYEKLAEMKVADAMAEVEESKASEREAVKRLTTNLKEIEDTKAATEDALKKAEMADAAKQAVEGELQKWRQQDQKKEFGEASNGQQGSEMPLHL; the protein is encoded by the exons ATGTTTGGTCCGAGCATAATAACAATTCGCCAGATGGGTTCTCCAAGGAGTGTAGGAACGCCAAGAAGCATAAGGTCTCCGCGGTCCACAGCAGCAGTGGGAGAGATTGATACAAAAGCACCATTTCAATCTGTCAAGGCTGCAGTCAGCTTATTTGGTGAAGGATCATCCTCCCCAAGGGCAAAACCAGTTGTTAAGAAGCCCAAAACTGCTGAAGAG AGAGATTTGGAGAAAGAAACACAGCTACACTTGGCCGTCAAAGAGCTTGAAAAGTTTAAAGAACACCTGAAAACTGCAGAAACTACTAAAGCGCAAGCACAAGGGGAACTCGAAAAGGCCAACAGAACGCTGCATGAATTAACATCCAAACTTCAAACAGTCAGTGACTCCAAGCAAGCAGCGATTGCTGAAACAGAAGCTGCAAAGAATCGTGCTAAACAACTGGAAGAATCAGCAAAATCCAGAAAACAACATGCCGATACTGAAAGAGAACAGTACAAGGCCTCTGCTGCTGAACTTGTTCTTGTAAAACAAGAACTCACAAACCTTCGACAGGATTTTGACATGGCTATGGGAATGAAACTATCAGCATCCCAAAAGGAAGCAAATGCTCAAAATATAACTAAGGTTAACAGAGAGAGGGTAGATGAGCTTTCCAGGGAAATGGCAACAACGCGTGAAGCGCTTAGTCAGGTCATGCTTTCCACTCTTCAAGCCCAAGAAGAGAAAGCAAAGACTACGGGAAAAAAGGAAGTTTGTATGCAATCACATGGAATAGCTAAGGACAAAGTAGAGAAGAAAATCCTATTATTAGAGGAAGAAGGATCTGATTCTGAACTCTCTGGAAATCTTGAGGAGAAGCTTGAAGAAACAACCAAGTCAATTGCAGTCTTACAAGATATACAAGCTCTAAGGACAGCTGATTTGGAGCTTGAGGGTTCCAAAAATGCACTGAAAgaagttctacaaaatgaatccTTGCTCCGAAGTTTGGTGGAATCGATGACTTTGGAAATGGATAAGGTGAAGAGGGACGTAACTGAAATGAAGGAGAAGGAAGCACAATTTGAATATGCTGCTAAGAACCTGAGAGCCGAAATAAACAGGAGCAAAATGGAGCTTGAGGCACTTCTTGCTAAGGAAAGTAAACAAGAAAATGCTTCGAATGATGAGAGCTTGACAGTGCAACAAGTATTGTCAGAAATTGAATATGCAAGACTGGATGTGGAAGAGACGAAGAAAAAAACTAAGGAACTGAAACAAGAAGCCAAAACTGCACGAAATGAGGCCAAGGAAATGGAGGAGAAGTTACAAGTTGCACTTAAAGAGGCTGAAGAAGCAAAAGCAGCAGCGAAACTTGCAAGTGATCGGATTCACAACACGGCTTCATGTACTCATGATGCAGTCCAGGTTACAGGTTCAGACTCCAGTGCCAAGATCAAGTTGTCGGCTGAGGATTTTGAATCTTGGACAAGGAGAGTTGAGCAATATGAAAAGTTGGCTGAAATGAAAGTGGCAGATGCCATGGCTGAGGTGGAAGAGAGTAAGGCGAGTGAGAGAGAGGCGGTTAAGAGATTGACAACAAATTTGAAAGAGATAGAGGATACGAAGGCTGCAACTGAGGATGCTTTGAAGAAAGCAGAGATGGCTGACGCAGCGAAACAAGCAGTGGAGGGAGAGTTACAAAAGTGGCGTCAACAAGACCAAAAGAAGGAATTTGGAGAAGCTTCCAATGGTCAGCAGGGGTCAGAGATGCCATTACATTTGTAG